The following are from one region of the Halomonas qaidamensis genome:
- the tusA gene encoding sulfurtransferase TusA — translation MTDNTYDPCAFDTSLDTTGLYCPEPIMLMHNKVRDMTPGQVLKVIATDPATTRDVPKFCQFLGHQLLQQDESGDHYVYFIRLA, via the coding sequence ATGACTGATAATACGTATGACCCATGTGCCTTTGATACATCGTTAGACACTACGGGGTTATATTGCCCTGAACCAATCATGCTGATGCATAACAAGGTGCGTGACATGACGCCTGGGCAGGTGTTGAAAGTAATAGCAACCGACCCTGCTACGACGCGGGATGTCCCAAAATTTTGTCAATTTTTGGGACATCAACTGTTGCAGCAAGATGAGTCCGGTGACCATTATGTGTATTTTATTCGCTTAGCGTGA
- a CDS encoding DUF3080 family protein: MTPYPQRLLWLAVSASLFLAGCNNSSAEQPWIEYHQQLTSDLSIATIERYSPSNVGEFPERRERLFDIPETREGMLNVYALRECQITSLIAARNNQLGRVAPPSQQWLYERELWQRLSACWNSDVPDSLSDDNKARLAQLTELKTEQLPAVSWNAIFDSEEWEKSFSRASDPLDSASLPNINKHLAAVAYLEQMVVHQFNSNWQQDSATLENHLKTLQERPLTAEVLRTVLLAYQRLTEANEALESTQPKASVCLQDDFPAWLAPVEQISLQWLTAINQLINIHEITPPEAVKNYQNTWLSLRNPQAPWQQLQRVKIEHQALRDQFNRCSDN; encoded by the coding sequence ATGACACCCTACCCACAACGTCTGTTATGGCTGGCCGTTAGTGCCAGCTTATTCCTCGCGGGCTGCAATAATAGTAGTGCTGAACAACCCTGGATAGAGTATCACCAACAGCTTACCAGCGATCTTTCAATTGCTACTATTGAGCGTTACTCTCCATCTAATGTTGGTGAGTTTCCTGAACGTCGAGAGCGACTATTCGATATTCCAGAAACCCGTGAAGGCATGCTCAACGTATATGCATTACGTGAGTGTCAGATAACATCACTCATCGCAGCACGGAACAATCAATTAGGTCGTGTCGCTCCCCCTAGCCAACAGTGGCTATATGAGCGTGAATTATGGCAACGCTTAAGTGCTTGCTGGAACAGCGACGTGCCTGACAGCTTAAGTGATGACAATAAAGCTCGATTAGCCCAGTTAACTGAACTCAAAACTGAGCAGCTTCCAGCGGTCAGTTGGAATGCCATTTTTGATTCCGAAGAGTGGGAAAAAAGCTTTTCCAGAGCTAGCGATCCTTTAGATAGTGCCAGCCTACCCAATATCAATAAGCATTTAGCAGCGGTGGCTTATCTTGAACAGATGGTAGTTCACCAATTCAACAGCAACTGGCAACAAGATTCTGCGACGCTTGAAAACCACCTGAAGACACTACAAGAGCGCCCGTTAACAGCAGAAGTATTAAGGACTGTACTACTTGCCTACCAACGCCTGACAGAAGCCAATGAAGCTCTCGAGTCAACGCAGCCAAAAGCTAGTGTATGCTTGCAGGACGATTTTCCAGCATGGCTTGCTCCTGTCGAACAAATTTCTTTACAGTGGCTGACGGCGATTAATCAACTAATTAATATTCACGAAATAACGCCGCCAGAAGCGGTTAAAAACTATCAGAACACTTGGTTGTCGCTGCGCAATCCCCAGGCTCCCTGGCAGCAACTGCAACGAGTAAAAATTGAACACCAAGCGCTACGAGATCAATTTAATCGCTGTTCTGATAATTAA
- a CDS encoding MATE family efflux transporter, translating to MGGFTSNTKSIYWPETRTLIALALPICGAQLAQAGMSVVDVIMTGRHNATDLAAVSVGSSLWMPLMLFMTGTLMGLTPIVAHLLGGQRNTDIRPAVHQALWVALVLGIIAAVLLWTVVTPIFELMQVPPAVARESAAYLTAVAFGMPGIALFQALRAFSDGMNHTRPALWISLVGLAVNIPSNYLLIYGGDGLVSLFGNGLPGSLQQLPALGAFGCGIATALSMWTMAVSMALYTRKGRTYRSVSIWKTFTPPKLSGIRELVVVGVPIGVAIFVEVTLFTLIALFIASFGEVTVGAHQIALSFTTILFMLPMSLSMALTVRVGNTLGQQRFAMARTVAWNGIVISVIVAAINSTLLWVTAVPVISLYTSNADIQALALTIISLAVIFQLSDSLQVNLAGALRGYKDTRIVMVITVLSYWIVGLGGGHWLGAHGIGNLSEPMGVHGYWIGLIAGLSTAALLLAWRLTWISRQE from the coding sequence TTGGGCGGCTTTACTAGCAATACCAAATCGATTTATTGGCCAGAAACACGCACGTTAATAGCGTTAGCGTTACCCATCTGCGGTGCTCAGTTAGCGCAAGCGGGTATGAGTGTGGTCGACGTTATTATGACCGGACGACACAACGCCACTGATCTCGCTGCAGTCTCGGTTGGTTCAAGCCTGTGGATGCCGCTGATGCTGTTTATGACCGGCACGTTAATGGGCCTTACCCCTATTGTGGCGCACCTGTTAGGTGGCCAACGAAATACTGACATCCGTCCTGCGGTTCACCAGGCATTGTGGGTTGCATTAGTGCTCGGGATTATTGCAGCTGTGCTGCTGTGGACAGTCGTCACACCGATATTCGAGCTTATGCAGGTGCCTCCTGCAGTCGCACGCGAGTCTGCTGCCTACCTAACTGCCGTTGCCTTTGGTATGCCGGGAATTGCTCTTTTTCAGGCACTTAGAGCCTTCTCAGATGGTATGAACCACACCCGCCCCGCCTTATGGATAAGCTTAGTAGGACTAGCCGTTAATATTCCTAGCAATTATTTGCTTATCTACGGTGGTGACGGACTTGTTAGTTTATTTGGTAACGGGCTGCCCGGCAGCCTGCAACAACTGCCTGCGTTAGGTGCATTCGGCTGTGGCATAGCCACTGCACTATCAATGTGGACAATGGCCGTTTCGATGGCGCTCTATACCCGTAAAGGCCGCACCTACCGTAGTGTTTCTATTTGGAAAACATTTACGCCACCAAAGCTATCCGGTATCCGCGAACTTGTGGTGGTGGGCGTGCCCATCGGGGTAGCCATTTTTGTCGAAGTGACACTATTTACGTTAATAGCCCTGTTTATTGCCAGCTTTGGAGAGGTCACAGTAGGGGCTCACCAAATCGCACTAAGCTTCACGACGATTCTGTTTATGCTACCTATGTCATTAAGCATGGCACTTACCGTACGTGTAGGTAATACATTAGGCCAACAGCGTTTCGCCATGGCACGTACCGTGGCTTGGAACGGTATTGTCATCAGCGTTATTGTCGCCGCCATTAACAGTACCTTGCTGTGGGTTACCGCGGTACCGGTGATTTCGCTGTACACCTCTAATGCTGACATTCAAGCACTAGCACTTACTATCATATCCCTAGCGGTGATTTTCCAACTCTCAGACTCACTTCAAGTCAACTTGGCAGGGGCGTTAAGAGGTTATAAAGACACAAGAATTGTGATGGTTATCACGGTGCTTTCTTATTGGATTGTCGGTTTAGGCGGTGGTCACTGGCTAGGAGCTCATGGGATTGGTAACCTGTCAGAACCAATGGGTGTGCACGGTTACTGGATAGGCCTGATTGCTGGACTCAGCACGGCCGCACTATTACTTGCTTGGCGGTTAACGTGGATCAGTCGACAGGAGTAA
- a CDS encoding elongation factor P hydroxylase: MVKNKQQHWTLNDITALFDGVFFEHYQTRLIRGGDEPVYRPSNVDTPYHQVIFARGFFASALHEISHWCIAGEKRRQLEDYGYWYLPDGRDAQQQLAFEKAEIAPQALEQLFTHACGRTFHVSVDNLGGNVEVDREAFANSVAAKANNYLEIGLPLRANAFLVALTHYYQHQATLAQAVKQGLEALDVVSLETA, translated from the coding sequence ATGGTGAAAAATAAACAGCAGCACTGGACGCTTAACGATATTACGGCGCTATTTGATGGTGTGTTTTTTGAGCATTACCAGACACGTTTGATCAGGGGCGGAGACGAGCCTGTTTATCGCCCTAGCAACGTTGATACGCCATATCACCAAGTGATTTTTGCGCGCGGTTTTTTCGCCAGTGCTTTGCATGAGATTAGCCACTGGTGTATTGCTGGTGAAAAGCGTCGACAGCTGGAAGATTACGGTTACTGGTACCTACCTGATGGACGCGACGCACAGCAGCAACTCGCCTTCGAAAAAGCGGAAATCGCACCACAGGCGCTGGAGCAGCTGTTTACCCACGCCTGTGGGCGCACGTTTCACGTAAGTGTGGATAACTTGGGTGGGAACGTTGAGGTGGATCGTGAGGCATTTGCTAACAGCGTCGCCGCCAAAGCTAACAACTACTTGGAAATCGGGCTGCCGCTGCGTGCCAACGCTTTTTTAGTGGCGTTGACACACTATTATCAGCACCAAGCGACTCTGGCACAGGCCGTTAAGCAGGGGCTGGAAGCACTGGATGTTGTATCGCTCGAAACGGCTTAG
- a CDS encoding TatD family hydrolase, with the protein MTTSAVDSFLPEALQFRSGAPLVDIGANLTHESFQRDLVDVIARAKAANVTTLIVTGTDIEHAELAVKMAQQVPGIYATAGVHPHDASGWNSDVANQLKALHQQPEVVAVGECGLDFNRNFSTPAEQERAFEAQLALAIESGLPLFLHERDAGQRMREILHSWRDDISEAVIHCFTADRETLHGYLDLDLHIGLTGWICDERRGHHLRSIVKDIPLERLMVETDCPYLLPRNLPAKLKGRRHEPALLPWIVREIAQWHNVTETELGAATTRTAQRFFRLDAET; encoded by the coding sequence TTGACAACAAGTGCTGTGGATAGCTTTTTACCAGAAGCGCTGCAATTTCGTTCCGGTGCTCCCTTAGTCGATATTGGAGCTAACCTGACTCATGAAAGTTTTCAGCGCGATTTAGTAGATGTCATTGCCAGAGCAAAAGCGGCTAATGTAACAACTCTTATCGTGACGGGTACTGATATTGAACATGCTGAGCTAGCCGTTAAGATGGCTCAGCAGGTCCCTGGCATATATGCCACTGCGGGGGTTCATCCGCATGATGCTAGCGGGTGGAATAGCGATGTGGCGAACCAGTTGAAAGCACTGCACCAACAACCCGAAGTGGTTGCCGTTGGCGAGTGTGGGCTGGATTTTAATCGCAATTTCTCGACACCTGCTGAGCAAGAACGAGCGTTTGAGGCTCAGCTGGCGCTCGCCATTGAAAGTGGCTTGCCGCTCTTTTTACATGAGCGGGACGCTGGACAGCGAATGCGTGAGATACTGCATAGCTGGCGCGATGATATCAGCGAAGCCGTTATTCACTGTTTCACCGCTGACCGAGAGACACTCCACGGCTATCTTGATTTAGATCTTCATATTGGTTTAACCGGCTGGATTTGTGATGAGCGCAGAGGCCACCACCTTCGCTCAATCGTGAAGGATATTCCCTTAGAAAGGCTCATGGTGGAAACCGACTGCCCCTACTTACTACCCCGCAACCTTCCAGCAAAGCTGAAAGGGCGCCGTCACGAGCCAGCCTTGCTACCATGGATTGTCAGAGAGATTGCCCAGTGGCATAACGTGACTGAAACCGAGCTGGGGGCCGCAACCACTCGAACTGCCCAGCGTTTTTTTCGCCTTGATGCGGAAACTTAA
- a CDS encoding ABC transporter substrate-binding protein: MQLSRHFAISTLAAAVIAAGYAPSVAANDGISDNEIRIGYLADMSGVYRDPIGPLGQDAIEMAIEDMGGSVHGAEVVVFSADDRNSPDVGSSVVREWIDERNVDMVTGLVASSVTLAAVGLLEDADKLGLVNGAVSSSVTNEHCSPNHIHWVYDTWAMSNGTAKAITQEGHKNWYLLSADYSFGHALEADVERVVTENGGTIVGSARHPFPNNDFSSFMLQAQASGADVIALNNAGGDTINAVQTAGEFGITQAGQILAGMVLFSTDIRSIGLENAQGLQFTKAWYYDLNDETRAWAERFRERTGSMPTMVHAGLYSSTRHYLEAIEATGTDDTQTVRQQMVDTPINDVFATGGYIREDGRMVHDMYLVEVKTPEESVDEDDLFRIVRTIPAEEAFRPLSESVCPLVNQG, from the coding sequence ATGCAGCTATCACGTCATTTCGCTATTTCTACACTAGCAGCGGCGGTTATTGCCGCTGGCTATGCACCCAGCGTGGCCGCCAATGATGGTATTTCAGATAATGAGATTCGTATTGGCTATCTGGCTGATATGTCAGGCGTTTATCGTGATCCGATAGGGCCGTTAGGGCAAGATGCCATTGAAATGGCGATTGAAGATATGGGTGGCAGCGTCCACGGCGCTGAGGTGGTGGTCTTTAGCGCGGATGATCGTAACAGCCCAGATGTTGGCTCAAGCGTTGTGCGCGAGTGGATTGATGAACGCAATGTCGACATGGTCACGGGGCTAGTGGCGTCATCGGTTACTTTGGCAGCAGTAGGCTTGCTAGAAGATGCGGATAAACTTGGTTTGGTAAATGGCGCTGTTTCCTCTAGCGTTACTAACGAACACTGCTCTCCCAACCATATTCACTGGGTATATGATACCTGGGCGATGTCTAACGGTACGGCCAAAGCCATCACGCAAGAAGGCCATAAAAATTGGTATTTGCTCAGTGCCGACTACTCATTTGGCCATGCGCTTGAAGCAGATGTTGAACGTGTGGTCACTGAAAATGGTGGAACGATAGTCGGTAGCGCGCGCCATCCCTTCCCGAACAACGATTTCTCCTCCTTCATGCTGCAAGCCCAGGCATCGGGTGCTGATGTAATTGCCCTCAATAATGCCGGTGGAGACACCATCAATGCCGTACAAACGGCTGGCGAGTTCGGTATTACCCAAGCGGGTCAGATTCTAGCGGGTATGGTGCTGTTCAGCACCGATATACGCAGCATTGGTCTCGAAAATGCCCAAGGGCTGCAGTTCACCAAAGCATGGTATTACGACTTAAATGATGAGACCCGTGCGTGGGCAGAGCGTTTCCGTGAGCGTACCGGCAGCATGCCTACCATGGTACACGCAGGTCTTTATTCCAGTACCCGCCACTACCTAGAAGCCATTGAGGCAACGGGAACAGACGATACGCAAACTGTTCGTCAGCAGATGGTCGATACCCCGATTAATGACGTGTTTGCAACGGGCGGCTATATCCGTGAGGACGGTCGTATGGTGCATGACATGTACCTCGTGGAAGTAAAAACGCCAGAAGAATCTGTTGATGAAGATGATCTTTTCAGAATTGTGCGCACTATTCCCGCCGAGGAAGCGTTCCGGCCACTGTCTGAAAGCGTCTGCCCACTCGTTAACCAGGGATAA
- a CDS encoding fatty acyl-CoA synthetase: MEHISTIHRNTIGAALNRSARKYSDQLALTFGERTWSYQSLNDAANRVANGLLAAGLSPGDRLAVYGKNSDAYVIAWLASTKAGLVHVPINFALSSDELRYILEQSGAKGLLSDIALAGKVEEATQGLALTVSGTLHADQQGSQSGSFDVLTCVRSSPSTSEPAVALEGSSLAQLLYTSGTTAAPKAAMMSHQALMAEYMACMVELDIKGGDAMLAALPLYHSAQMHVFLMPALLLGAPVHLLEAPLPDSCLAAIAEQKIVSFFAPPTVWISLLRHADFDQFDLTTLKKAYYGASIMPVPVLEEMQQRFLGVGLYNCYGQSEIAPLATVLRPEEHAERPASAGRPILTVETRIVDLEMNDVAPGEHGEIVHRSPQLMTGYWDKPEMTAESFQGGWFHSGDVGYFDEAGYLYVVDRIKDVINTGGVLVASREVEEALFKHSAISEVAVVGLPDEKWIEAITAVVVLKEGQAVSEDALIHHAKSLIAPYKVPKRVVFAETLPKSTAGKILKRHLRQDLKE; encoded by the coding sequence ATGGAACACATCTCTACCATTCACCGTAATACGATTGGCGCTGCGTTAAATCGCAGCGCCCGAAAATATTCTGACCAGCTTGCGCTAACGTTTGGTGAGCGAACATGGAGCTATCAGTCGCTTAATGACGCTGCTAACCGAGTGGCCAACGGCTTGTTAGCGGCCGGTCTTTCGCCTGGAGACCGGTTGGCGGTATACGGTAAAAACTCAGATGCTTATGTCATCGCCTGGCTTGCCTCCACCAAAGCAGGCTTAGTACATGTGCCTATTAATTTCGCGCTAAGTAGCGACGAGCTGCGCTATATCCTTGAGCAATCTGGGGCGAAAGGGCTGCTAAGCGATATCGCATTAGCTGGCAAAGTAGAGGAAGCAACCCAAGGATTAGCATTAACGGTCAGTGGAACCCTGCATGCTGATCAACAAGGTAGTCAATCAGGCAGTTTCGATGTTTTAACTTGTGTACGTTCTTCGCCATCAACAAGTGAACCAGCGGTTGCTTTAGAGGGAAGCAGTCTTGCACAGCTGCTCTATACCTCTGGCACAACGGCAGCACCTAAAGCGGCAATGATGAGCCATCAAGCGCTGATGGCAGAATATATGGCCTGCATGGTGGAGTTGGATATCAAGGGAGGCGACGCCATGTTGGCTGCTCTTCCGCTTTACCACTCTGCACAAATGCATGTGTTTTTAATGCCCGCTCTGCTACTGGGTGCTCCCGTTCACCTGCTGGAAGCGCCGCTGCCAGATAGCTGCCTCGCGGCCATTGCCGAACAAAAAATCGTATCGTTTTTTGCACCACCCACGGTGTGGATTAGCTTGCTGCGCCATGCTGACTTTGATCAGTTCGATTTGACTACGCTCAAGAAAGCGTACTACGGCGCTTCAATCATGCCGGTGCCTGTTTTGGAAGAGATGCAGCAGCGTTTCTTAGGCGTGGGTTTATATAACTGCTATGGGCAGAGTGAAATTGCTCCTTTGGCAACGGTGTTACGCCCAGAAGAGCATGCTGAACGTCCCGCATCGGCGGGGCGGCCGATACTTACGGTAGAAACGCGCATTGTTGATTTGGAAATGAACGACGTTGCCCCTGGTGAGCACGGTGAGATTGTTCACCGTTCGCCGCAGCTAATGACGGGCTACTGGGATAAGCCTGAGATGACCGCTGAATCGTTCCAGGGCGGCTGGTTCCATTCTGGCGATGTGGGCTACTTCGATGAAGCTGGCTACTTATATGTTGTGGACCGGATTAAAGACGTTATCAACACGGGGGGAGTACTGGTAGCCAGCCGTGAAGTGGAAGAGGCGCTGTTTAAGCACTCGGCCATTTCGGAAGTGGCGGTAGTGGGGCTGCCTGATGAAAAGTGGATTGAAGCGATTACCGCTGTGGTGGTGCTGAAAGAGGGGCAAGCGGTGAGTGAGGATGCGCTTATCCATCATGCAAAAAGCTTGATTGCACCCTACAAGGTTCCTAAACGCGTGGTATTCGCAGAGACACTGCCAAAGAGCACCGCCGGTAAAATTCTTAAACGCCACCTGCGCCAAGACCTAAAGGAGTGA
- a CDS encoding acyl-CoA dehydrogenase family protein, whose translation MDEQTQALFHDMISRCLAQEVTPFYEQWEAAGEIPRSLWKALGAAGLLGIDLDETYGGSGADIAITQLALEEMSRQGFGGLASAYNIHANIVMPYLQNLGTDEQRETWLPRMASGEWLGAIAMSEPHAGSDLAAMKTRATKTADGWMLNGSKLFITNGQVADLVIVCAKTDPSAGAKGVSLFLVDTSLPGFSRGKPIKKIGQHASDTAELAFDQLHLPASALLGEEGAGFRYLMQELPRERLGVGAQALGAVEGALALTLDYVTQRHAFGQRVADFQNTRFTLAEIKAQLDVARAYFDQCVNKYRQGTMTSTDAAILKLQLSELQCRAVDRCLQLFGGYGYTHEYPISRFYLDARVQTIYAGSSEIMKEVVARSLLGKVA comes from the coding sequence ATGGACGAGCAAACACAGGCGCTATTTCATGACATGATCTCCCGCTGCTTAGCGCAGGAAGTGACCCCTTTCTACGAACAGTGGGAAGCGGCCGGTGAAATACCACGCTCTTTATGGAAAGCGTTGGGTGCCGCTGGCCTATTGGGGATTGACCTTGATGAAACCTATGGTGGCTCCGGTGCCGATATTGCCATCACCCAACTGGCACTGGAGGAGATGTCTCGGCAAGGGTTTGGTGGGCTAGCCAGCGCTTACAATATTCACGCCAATATTGTCATGCCTTACCTGCAAAATTTAGGCACTGATGAACAGCGCGAAACGTGGCTACCCCGCATGGCAAGCGGTGAATGGTTGGGAGCGATTGCCATGAGCGAGCCTCATGCTGGCAGTGACTTGGCAGCCATGAAAACCCGTGCCACCAAAACAGCCGATGGGTGGATGCTCAACGGCAGCAAACTGTTTATTACCAATGGCCAAGTAGCAGATCTCGTGATTGTCTGTGCAAAAACAGACCCCAGTGCCGGTGCAAAAGGGGTCTCACTGTTTTTGGTCGATACGTCACTCCCTGGTTTTTCCCGTGGCAAGCCGATTAAGAAAATTGGCCAGCACGCCAGCGATACAGCAGAGCTGGCGTTTGATCAGTTGCATCTGCCAGCGAGCGCACTGCTAGGTGAAGAGGGCGCTGGGTTTCGCTATCTCATGCAAGAACTTCCTCGGGAACGCCTAGGCGTAGGTGCGCAAGCGCTTGGCGCAGTAGAGGGCGCGTTGGCATTAACCCTTGATTATGTCACCCAGCGTCACGCATTTGGCCAGCGCGTGGCCGATTTTCAAAATACCCGCTTTACGCTGGCTGAGATCAAGGCACAGCTGGATGTCGCGCGAGCCTACTTTGATCAGTGCGTTAATAAGTATCGTCAGGGCACGATGACAAGTACCGATGCGGCGATACTCAAATTACAGCTCAGCGAGCTTCAGTGTCGCGCTGTTGATCGGTGCCTTCAGCTGTTTGGCGGTTATGGCTACACCCATGAATACCCGATTTCACGGTTCTATTTAGATGCACGTGTACAGACGATTTACGCCGGTAGTTCTGAGATTATGAAAGAAGTGGTCGCACGCTCGCTGTTGGGCAAAGTGGCTTAA
- the bktB gene encoding beta-ketothiolase BktB, with product MQLDSVVIVSGARTAIGGFGGSLSSFAPHELGTITAQEALRRGGITGADIDHSVYGHIITTGPEDAYLARHIALNAGVPKEAGAFNVNRLCGSGVQAVVSAAQQIALGDSRLALAGGAESMSRGAYLLPPQARNGIRLGDANIQDLTLGILSDPFGSGHMGMTAENIAKQYGLSREQLDQFAVDSHRKAAKAIAEGRFDEQIVPVEVTKGKQTVSFARDEHVREGVELSDLARLKPAFKKEGVVTAGNASGINDGAATLVLAHADEAQQRNLTVRARLRVATTAGVEPSVMGLGPIPAVKRCLQQAGLTINDIDVIESNEAFAAQAMAVADTLGFPLEKLNPNGGAVALGHPVGATGAILILKALHELERCQGRYGLITLCIGGGQGIALLIERE from the coding sequence ATGCAGCTGGATAGCGTTGTGATTGTAAGCGGTGCTCGCACCGCCATTGGTGGGTTTGGTGGGTCCCTCTCATCTTTCGCACCCCATGAGTTAGGCACCATCACGGCCCAGGAAGCACTACGTCGTGGGGGCATTACTGGCGCTGATATCGACCACTCGGTGTATGGACATATTATTACTACCGGCCCCGAAGATGCCTACCTTGCCCGTCATATCGCACTGAATGCGGGCGTGCCGAAAGAAGCGGGTGCTTTTAATGTTAACCGGCTATGTGGTTCCGGCGTGCAGGCGGTGGTATCGGCGGCGCAGCAAATCGCGCTGGGGGACAGCCGACTGGCATTGGCGGGTGGGGCTGAGTCGATGTCACGAGGTGCTTATCTACTGCCGCCCCAAGCACGCAATGGCATACGCCTGGGCGATGCCAATATCCAAGATCTTACCCTCGGCATTCTTAGTGACCCCTTTGGCAGCGGGCACATGGGGATGACTGCTGAAAATATCGCCAAGCAGTATGGCTTAAGCCGCGAGCAGCTGGATCAGTTTGCGGTGGATAGCCACCGTAAGGCGGCTAAAGCCATTGCAGAAGGGCGTTTTGACGAGCAAATCGTGCCTGTTGAAGTGACAAAAGGTAAGCAGACGGTTTCCTTTGCCCGTGATGAACATGTGCGTGAAGGCGTTGAGTTAAGTGATCTAGCCCGGCTTAAACCGGCCTTTAAAAAAGAGGGAGTAGTAACGGCAGGAAACGCCTCGGGGATCAACGACGGCGCAGCGACCTTGGTGCTGGCGCATGCCGATGAAGCACAGCAACGCAATTTAACGGTGAGGGCGCGACTTCGTGTGGCAACCACCGCCGGTGTGGAGCCTTCGGTAATGGGATTAGGGCCAATCCCTGCGGTGAAACGCTGCCTCCAACAGGCAGGGCTGACGATCAATGATATTGATGTGATTGAGTCCAACGAAGCGTTTGCAGCACAAGCAATGGCGGTTGCCGATACGCTAGGATTCCCATTGGAAAAACTAAACCCGAACGGCGGTGCGGTGGCGCTTGGGCATCCTGTCGGTGCGACCGGTGCTATCTTGATCCTGAAAGCCTTGCATGAACTGGAGCGATGCCAGGGCCGCTATGGCTTGATCACGCTGTGTATCGGCGGTGGTCAGGGCATTGCGTTGTTAATCGAACGCGAGTAA